A region from the Lycium barbarum isolate Lr01 chromosome 8, ASM1917538v2, whole genome shotgun sequence genome encodes:
- the LOC132608102 gene encoding uncharacterized protein LOC132608102, with amino-acid sequence MLRGEAVIDEEGVLRIKGRVCVPRVGDLIKTILIEVHSSRYSIHPGANKMYCNLRQHYWWTKMKRDIVEFLAQCLNCQQQSERTIQVLEDMLQACVIGFGGHWDQFSPLAEFAYNNSYHSSIGMDPFEELYERRYRSSIGWFDAFEVRP; translated from the exons ATGTTGCGAGGTGAGGCTGTGATCGATGAAGAAGGGGTGCTGCGGATTAAAGGGCGAGTTTGCGTGCcacgtgtgggtgatttgattaagaccattctgaTAGAGGTTCACAGTTCGAGATACTCTATCCATCCTGGCGCTAATAAGATGTATTGCaatttgagacaacactactggtggactaaaatgaagcgtgatatagtggAATTTCTTGCTCAGTGTCTGAACtgccaacag CAgtccgagcggactattcaggttcttgaagaTATGCTTCAGGCTTGTGTAATAGGCTTTGggggtcattgggatcagttctcgCCATTggctgagtttgcatataataatagctaccactcgagcatTGGTATGGATCCGTTTGAGGAGTTGTATGAGAGGAGGTATAGGTCttctattgggtggtttgatgcgtttgaggtgagaccttag